The following are encoded together in the Oncorhynchus clarkii lewisi isolate Uvic-CL-2024 chromosome 25, UVic_Ocla_1.0, whole genome shotgun sequence genome:
- the LOC139383249 gene encoding XK-related protein 6-like, protein MAAQSDGGGEMEEGVGEGVFDGDTEEDCQPLDSAAIHICLCCHSAVCYWGCRSNCLGNLLGKDTTGRIGDTGVGGGRSLRETRCPPEEGLWLDCLWLILALLVFFWDVGTDLLLAADYYDRQDYLWFGLTLFLVLVPSIVVQILSFRWFIQDYSGECLTTWLGTVDCSRGGEREKLTRQGPTSHRGVYPGTDRVRVASVWLWQITIHILQLGQVWRYIRTLYLGIQSHRMKEHKEAQRRFYWAMMFEYADVNMLRLLETFLESAPQLVLQLCIMIQQNRAETLQCISSLGSLLSLSWVLASYHKLLRDSRDDQRSLSYRGALLHLLWRLLTISSRVLSLALFASLFHLYFGIFVVLHWCGMALWVVHGGTDFCMSRWEEVLFNMVVGIVYIFCWFNVKEGHTRGRMVAYYSVVLAENTLLTGLWYVYRDHEETDSYAVPALCGVYLSFTGGVLVMLLYYGLLHPSHTHPTPASTWCDELLWGNPLPPSAPPTPAHLAAPFHSDDIIAEGCLPVFQVRLEPPTSRRFEGPLIKIDMPRKRYPAWDAHYVDRRLRRTINLLQYLTPAAAGIRYRDRPLLYELLQYESSF, encoded by the exons aTGGCAGCGCAGTCTGATGGAGGGGGAGAAATGGAGgaaggagtgggggagggggtgTTTGATGGAGACACAGAGGAAGACTGTCAGCCTCTGGACTCTGCAGCTATCCACATCTGCCTCTGCTGTCACTCTGCTGTCTGCTACTGGGGCTGTCGCTCCAACTGTCTGGGAAACCTGCTGGGGAAAGACACTactgg AAGGATCGGGGATACCGGAGTTGGAGGTGGTAGGAGTTTGAGGGAGACTCGCTGCCCACCAGAGGAGGGACTGTGGCTGGACTGTCTCTGGTTGATCCTGGCTCTCCTCGTCTTCTTCTGGGATGTGGGAACAGACCTGCTTCTCGCTGCAGACTACTATGACAGACAGGACTATCTGTGGTTTGGCCTGACGCTCTTCCTGGTGCTGGTGCCGTCGATTGTAGTTCAGATACTGAGCTTCCGCTGGTTCATCCAGGACTACAGCGGAGAGTGTCTGACCACCTGGCTGGGGACGGTGGACTgcagcaggggaggagagagagaaaagctgaCCAGGCAAGGGCCAACCAGCCACAGGGGGGTTTATCCTGGAACAGACCGGGTCAGAGTGGCCTCAGTCTGGCTGTGGCAGATCACCATACACATTCTACAGCTGGGACAGGTCTGGAG GTATATCCGTACTTTATACCTGGGTATCCAGTCCCACCGTATGAAGGAGCATAAGGAGGCACAGAGGAGGTTCTACTGGGCCATGATGTTTGAGTACGCAGACGTCAACATGCTGCGGCTACTGGAGACCTTCCTGGAGTCAGCTCCTCAACTAGTACTACAGCTCTGTATTATGATACAGCAGAACCGGGCTGAGACTCTACAGT gTATATCTAGTCTAGGCTCTCTTCTGTCTCTATCCTGGGTGTTGGCCTCGTACCACAAGCTCCTGCGCGACTCCAGAGACGACCAGCGCAGTCTGAGTTATCGCGGTGCCCTCCTCCACCTTCTCTGGCGCCTCCTCACCATCTCCTCCcgcgttctctctctcgccctcttcgcATCCCTCTTCCACCTGTACTTTGGCATCTTCGTGGTGCTCCACTGGTGTGGCATGGCCCTGTGGGTGGTGCATGGCGGAACAGACTTCTGTATGTCTCGCTGGGAGGAGGTTTTGTTTAACATGGTGGTTGGCATCGTCTACATCTTCTGTTGGTTCAACGTCAAGGAGGGACACACCAGGGGACGCATGGTGGCTTACTACTCTGTGGTACTGGCTGAGAACACACTGCTTACTGGACTGTg GTATGTGTATCGTGACCATGAAGAGACAGACAGCTACGCGGTTCCAGCGTTGTGTGGTGTCTACCTGTCCTTTACGGGTGGAGTACTGGTGATGCTTCTGTACTACGGCCTTCttcacccctcacacacacaccccaccccggCATCGACCTGGTGTGATGAGCTGCTGTGGGGTAACCCCTTGCCCCCTTCAGCTCCGCCCACCCCAGCCCACCTTGCTGCCCCGTTTCACAGTGATGACATCATCGCAGAAGGCTGTCTGCCGGTGTTCCAGGTGCGTTTGGAGCCCCCCACCTCGAGGCGTTTCGAAGGTCCTCTGATAAAGATTGACATGCCCAGGAAACGTTACCCAGCCTGGGACGCTCACTACGTGGACAGACGGCTGCGAAGGACCATCAACCTACTACAGTACCTGACGCCTGCAGCCGCAGGCATACGATACAGGGACAGACCTCTGCTCTATGAACTACTGCAGTACGAGTCTTCtttctga